GTGTTAACTTTTGGAAAAGTTGAACCAAAACCAAATACAGTTAATGTTGTTCCAGGAGAAGTTCTATTCACGATGGATTGTCGTCATACCAATCAAGCTGAATTAGATGCTTTTACAGCTGAAATTGAAGCAGATATGAAGAGAATAGCTGAGGAAATGGGAATGGAGATTGAGATTGATCTTTGGATGAATGAGCCTCCAGTTCCAATGGACGAAAAAATTATCAATGTGTTAAAAGAAGTTTCTGAAGCTGAGGGAATTAATTATCGAATGATGCATAGTGGAGCGGGTCATGATTCACAAATTATTGCACCTCATATTCCAACTGCTATGATTTTTGTACCAAGTATTGGTGGAATTAGCCATAACCCAGCTGAAGATACTAAAAACGAGGATTTAGTTGAGGGTGTTCGAACAATGGCAGCGGCACTTTATAAGTTAGCTTATGTAGACTAGTTAATCAGAAAATTTTAATTGACCCAAATGCGATAAATTAGTGAGTTATTTGGGTCAACTTTTTATTAAGGCTAGTTTTTTTGAGCCTACTCCTCGAGAAAAAGATAAAAATTCGAGATGGCAAAAAACGCCATATCAATTTTTCCTATTTTCTTGCCGGAGCTAACCGGCTCAACAAACTTTTTATTAAGGCCAGTTCTTTTGAGCCAGTCCTTCGGAAAAAAGATAAAATTTCGAGGTGGCAAAAAACGCCACATCAAATTTCCCTATTTTTCTGCCAGGCCTAACCGGCTCAACAAACTTTTTATTATAGGAGGAATTATTAATGGAGAATCAGCAAGTTGCAAAGAAAAAAGGCTTGGAATATTGGCAACAGATTATTATTATGTTGTGTTTAGGTTGGACAGTTATTTGGATTTATCGTTCAGCTTTGTCGCCAATTTTTCCAGAGTTAAACCTATCTTTAGGTGGCGGAATTAGTGATAGTTCTTTAGGGGCTATTGCCAGCTTTTATTTCTTTGGTTATACAGGGATGCAAATTCCAGCAGGTATTTTAGTTGATAAATTTGGGAAGAAAATGGTTTTAATTCCTGGTTTTACATTGTTTGCTTTAGCTGCAATCGTCATTGCAAATGCTAATGGTATTACTATGGTTTATGCAGGAAGTTTAATGGCTGGTATTGGATGTGGATCTTATTATGGTTCTGCCTATTCATTATCATCTGAAAGTATTCCGCAAGAACGTCGTGGACTTTCAACAGCAATTATTAATAGTGGTTCCGCAGTGGGTATGGGGATCGGTCTTATTTTATCAAGTTTACTAGTAAAACAATTAGGTTTGCCTTGGCAAATTATGATGTATTTAGTAGCAATCTTAGTTGTCTTAATCATGATTGTCTTTATAAAAGTTATTCGTACGACTCCAGATGCTGTTGTGAATCATCCAACGGCTAAAGCAAAACATGATCCTGAGGATAAAGTTTCAATGAGCACTTTATTTGCTCCACATATGATTGCTTCCTATGTTCTTTATTTCGCAACATGTTATGGCTATTATATGGTTGTTACATGGTTGCCATCATTTTTACAGCAAGAACGTGGATTTGAAGGGGTTGCAATTGGTTTTTCTTCTGCCTTAGTTGCTTTTTCAGCTATTCCTGGAGCGTTGTTCTTTAGTCGTTTATCTGATAAGTTTCAAGACAAAAAAATTCAATTTATTGTTGTACTAGAATTATTAGCTGCAGCGATGCTTGTTTTAACTGTTATGGCTCCTACATCTGGTGTCTTACTTGTTGGGTTAGTGTTATATGGATTATTAGGAAAATTAGCTGTTGAACCAATTATCATTTCTTATATCGGGGATACTGCACCGAAAAAAGGCTATGGAACAACTTTTGGAGTCTTCAATTTCTTTGGTATGAGTTCCTCAGTATTGGCACCTTGGGTTACAGGAGTGATCTCTGATGCTACAGGTTCAAAAGTTAATGGATTCTTTTTATCAGCTATTATCATGGTTGTTGGGACCGTTCTATTTTTAGGAGCCAACATTATGATGAAAAATAAAAAAGCTAAAGCGAAATAAGTATTTTTAGCAAATAGATTGGGAATGTAGGCTGAGACTTTCTCAGCCTCATTTCAACCAATAAAACAGAAGAAAATTAAAGTGAGGGATTTTTAAATGGGTTATAGAAATAAAAATACAGGTTACAATGATGATTTATTAGCGTCACGTTCAATTATAAGAAGAGGCAACTTTGCTTTGATTCCACCAGATGGTTTAGTGAATAATACAATTCCAGGTTTTGAAAATTGTGAACTATCAATTCTTTCATCACCTAAATTAGGTGCAAGCTTTGTTGATTATTTGGTTACATTGTTACCAAATGGGAAAAATACACGTGGATTCGGTGAACCAGGAGTTGAGACTTTTGTCTATGTACTTTCTGGAAAAGTTAAAATAAGTGATGGTGAAAACGAATACATTCATACGGATGGAGGCTATGTCTACTTACCCGCTGGAAAAAAAATGTATTTAGAAAATATTTATGGCGAAAATAGTGAACTCTTCCTATATAAAAAACGCTATGAAGCAATTGATGGATATGAAGCTCATGTAGTTTCTGGAAATACAAATGACATTCAAGCTGAAGAGTATGAAGGTATGAGCGATGTTCTTTTAACTGATTTACTACCTAAAGGTTTAGGGTTTGATATGAATTTCCATATTCTATCTTTTAAACCTGGAGCTAGCCATGGTTATATTGAAACCCATGTCCAAGAACACGGTGCTTATATGTTATCGGGTGCTGGAGTCTATGTACTAGATAATGAATGGTTACCAATTAAAAAGGGAGACTATTTATTTATGGGAGCATACGTTCCTCAAGCAACTTATGCAGTTGGACGTGATGAAAGCTTTAGTTATTTATACTCTAAAGATTGTAACCGAGATGCACAAATATAAATTTTATTCGTAGAAAGCGAGTTTTTAGTCATGACAGAATTAGAAATGGTTCGAGTAACCGAATCCGAATTACATGAATTAATTCAAAAAAAATTAGAAAAAGCAGGTTTATCAAGTTTACATGCAAATACTGTAGCTGAAACCTTAGCTTTTGCCGATGCAAGAGGTATTCATTCTCATGGAGCTGTTCGGGTTGATTATTATGCTGAAAGAATCGCTAAAGGTGGAAGTAATTTAACACCTAATTT
This Carnobacterium maltaromaticum DSM 20342 DNA region includes the following protein-coding sequences:
- the allE gene encoding (S)-ureidoglycine aminohydrolase, translating into MGYRNKNTGYNDDLLASRSIIRRGNFALIPPDGLVNNTIPGFENCELSILSSPKLGASFVDYLVTLLPNGKNTRGFGEPGVETFVYVLSGKVKISDGENEYIHTDGGYVYLPAGKKMYLENIYGENSELFLYKKRYEAIDGYEAHVVSGNTNDIQAEEYEGMSDVLLTDLLPKGLGFDMNFHILSFKPGASHGYIETHVQEHGAYMLSGAGVYVLDNEWLPIKKGDYLFMGAYVPQATYAVGRDESFSYLYSKDCNRDAQI
- a CDS encoding MFS transporter; this translates as MENQQVAKKKGLEYWQQIIIMLCLGWTVIWIYRSALSPIFPELNLSLGGGISDSSLGAIASFYFFGYTGMQIPAGILVDKFGKKMVLIPGFTLFALAAIVIANANGITMVYAGSLMAGIGCGSYYGSAYSLSSESIPQERRGLSTAIINSGSAVGMGIGLILSSLLVKQLGLPWQIMMYLVAILVVLIMIVFIKVIRTTPDAVVNHPTAKAKHDPEDKVSMSTLFAPHMIASYVLYFATCYGYYMVVTWLPSFLQQERGFEGVAIGFSSALVAFSAIPGALFFSRLSDKFQDKKIQFIVVLELLAAAMLVLTVMAPTSGVLLVGLVLYGLLGKLAVEPIIISYIGDTAPKKGYGTTFGVFNFFGMSSSVLAPWVTGVISDATGSKVNGFFLSAIIMVVGTVLFLGANIMMKNKKAKAK